The Isorropodon fossajaponicum endosymbiont JTNG4 genome segment CTGACCGCGACCCACTGGCACCATTGCATCAATCGCTTTAATACCTGTTTGAATAGGCTGGTCTACTGATTTACGATCAATCACGCCAGGTGCCATTATTTCTAATGGCCGTACACCTTGAGCATCAATGTCACCTTTGCCATCAATGGCTTTGCCTAATGGATTAACCACTCGGCCTAGCATAGCCTCACCAACAGGCACTTCAACTAGACGATTGGTACATTTAACGACATCACCTTCTGAAATATGCAAATAATCACCCAGAACAACCGCACCAACACTGTCTTGCTCTAAATTAAGTGCCATGCCAAAAGTATTATTTGGGAATTCAAGCATTTCACCAAATTGCACATCAGCCAAACCATGAATACGGACAATGCCATCACCCACACTAACCACACTACCTTCTGTACGTGCCTGGACGGCAAAGTCAAATCCTTCTATTTGCTTTTTAATTAAATCACTAATTTCATGAGCGTTTAATTGCATAGTCCTTCCTCTTTAAATTTTAATAATTTAGTGTGTTATTGATAAACGCAACCCCAACTCATTCACTCGAGCTTTGATTGACATATCGATAACTTTATCACCATCTTTAACAATAACGCCACCTACTAAGTCTTTATCTATAGTGGTGTCAATGCTTACTACTTTGTTGTATTGATTTTCCAAATCACTCACAATTTGCTTTTTTTCAGGCTCGTTTAACTGATAAGCACTAATGACATTAAACATCTTGGCATCATTTGTTGTGTTCATCAAACTTTCAAACAAGGTGGCAATACTTGGCAATGCGTTGGTGCGATTATTGTCTAATAGCACGCCAATAAATGTTGCTTCGTGCTCACTCAACTCTCTTACCAGTATTGATTTAAGTAATGCCTTAATAGTGCTTAATTTATCTTGTTTTAAAACGTTGGGAGAAGCAATAAATCTGTGCATCTGTTCATCAATAAGTAACTGCGCACTTGCATCTAAAACCATTTTCCACTGCAAATGCGATTTGTCTTGCTGTGCCAATTCAAAAATTGCATTGGCATAAGGCTTGGCGATGACGGCTAATTCCATAACTAATTACAACAGCGATTGTGACA includes the following:
- a CDS encoding F0F1 ATP synthase subunit delta — protein: MELAVIAKPYANAIFELAQQDKSHLQWKMVLDASAQLLIDEQMHRFIASPNVLKQDKLSTIKALLKSILVRELSEHEATFIGVLLDNNRTNALPSIATLFESLMNTTNDAKMFNVISAYQLNEPEKKQIVSDLENQYNKVVSIDTTIDKDLVGGVIVKDGDKVIDMSIKARVNELGLRLSITH